The Candidatus Krumholzibacteriia bacterium genome has a window encoding:
- a CDS encoding AAA family ATPase, with the protein MSSNIVSRLHSKERRPSLEDLGAFGFKQDEEIILAALVTEDPLLLIGNSGTGKTFLLNSISEAMGLEHRHYNASLIAFDDLVGFPYPDEAKENVRFMETPATIWGSESVLVDEISRCKPEHQNRLFSLVHERKVQGISLDTLKYRWAAMNPVSGSTEDYLGSEALDPALADRFAVLLEVKDWSQLDREDQRKIAKPGSEGVVANDGGVISQWVRHWRREFEMLLKNPHPWAQDYACSLADALDDVEVRISPRRVRMLSRTLLACRIVSGREMDRDFLYRIVTASIPQKAWGDAPEEYKIRSAAAIAWNTVFDNPAKRWLQTFLLEKDLAAKAFLLCESTEDPDTGTLAIEQLISDESRLRSTTFAFATFPAALEGLLPIGAEGVNDLAKIAKEVINISGKISWKEHNENDTEDHPDIPKIRKALRGLKGSTKALSRQLLCWSLTEGLLPEDPEEILRDFHRCLKVYSSLEKKSPSEPEDLFYDWKSA; encoded by the coding sequence ATGTCGTCAAATATCGTCTCGCGCCTTCACTCGAAGGAACGGAGACCCTCCCTCGAAGACCTCGGTGCCTTTGGCTTCAAGCAGGATGAAGAAATCATCCTGGCCGCGCTGGTCACGGAGGATCCCCTTCTTCTCATCGGCAATAGCGGCACGGGAAAAACATTCCTGCTGAACAGCATCTCGGAGGCGATGGGGCTTGAACACCGCCATTACAATGCAAGCCTGATTGCCTTCGATGATCTCGTCGGATTCCCCTATCCCGACGAAGCGAAGGAGAATGTCCGCTTCATGGAGACTCCGGCCACCATCTGGGGCTCCGAATCGGTTCTCGTGGACGAGATCAGTCGCTGCAAACCCGAACACCAGAACCGTCTGTTTTCTCTGGTTCACGAGAGAAAGGTGCAGGGGATCTCCCTCGACACGCTGAAGTACCGCTGGGCTGCCATGAACCCTGTTTCAGGATCCACGGAGGATTATCTGGGATCCGAGGCTCTGGACCCCGCACTTGCAGACCGCTTTGCGGTGCTCCTTGAGGTCAAGGACTGGTCACAACTGGACCGGGAGGATCAAAGAAAGATCGCCAAACCAGGGAGCGAGGGGGTTGTCGCCAATGACGGAGGAGTGATCTCCCAGTGGGTTCGCCACTGGCGGAGGGAGTTTGAGATGCTTCTCAAGAACCCCCACCCCTGGGCGCAGGACTATGCCTGCAGTCTGGCTGATGCACTCGACGATGTAGAAGTCCGTATTTCTCCGCGCCGTGTTCGCATGCTGAGCCGAACTCTACTTGCCTGCAGAATTGTCTCCGGACGGGAAATGGACCGGGACTTTCTCTACCGGATTGTCACGGCCAGCATCCCCCAGAAAGCATGGGGCGATGCGCCGGAGGAGTATAAGATTCGCTCCGCGGCTGCCATCGCATGGAACACCGTTTTCGACAACCCTGCCAAGCGCTGGCTTCAGACATTCCTCCTTGAGAAGGATCTTGCCGCCAAGGCCTTTCTTCTTTGTGAGTCCACGGAGGATCCGGACACGGGAACCCTGGCCATCGAACAGTTGATTTCCGATGAGAGTCGCCTTCGCTCCACTACCTTTGCTTTCGCCACATTCCCCGCAGCCCTGGAAGGTCTCCTTCCCATCGGTGCCGAGGGAGTCAATGACCTTGCGAAGATTGCGAAAGAGGTCATCAACATCAGTGGCAAGATCTCCTGGAAGGAACACAACGAGAACGACACCGAGGATCACCCGGACATCCCCAAAATCCGAAAAGCCCTGAGAGGATTGAAAGGCAGCACGAAAGCACTGTCCCGTCAGTTGCTGTGCTGGAGCCTGACAGAAGGACTCCTCCCCGAGGATCCTGAGGAGATCCTCCGGGACTTTCATCGTTGCCTGAAGGTCTATTCAAGTCTGGAAAAGAAATCGCCCTCCGAACCCGAAGACCTCTTCTACGATTGGAAAAGCGCATGA